DNA from Ictalurus punctatus breed USDA103 chromosome 7, Coco_2.0, whole genome shotgun sequence:
ttaGCTTTATACtcaattaaattcatttaaatactCTAAACAGATAATAGAATCACCAGGGTGACATTTTAGAGGTCTCGGCTCTATGACCTTcatcaaaaataattaatttaccAAAATAATTgcagaatacacacacaagctcatatctgattattatttaattattattgacTTGTTagaaggtgtttatttaacgttttaaATGGAAGGAGTCGCCAGTTTatgtgctttgtaacagtcagttgtttaatatatatgttttttaatGGTTGCTTTGgcataaaaagaataaaacccttgagaacatgctgttataggaaaataatcaacttattAACCGTAACTCAGCTTCAATACATCATGAAAGCATTGatttactgtaacacacacgcAGTGTTTCCTGCTCAGACAGTTAGCGTGAGTAGTGAAGAGTTATCTGAACACTTCCTGGTGACTGATGAAAGGATGACGTCAATCCGATCAGATGTCTGTGTTCTCCTGGATAACAGAAAGGAAGTCATTTAATAGTTACACACTCCAGGAAGTACTGCACGGTGTCTGATTGTAGTGGAGGAGTATTTCGCAGTTTATTACGATGATGGTTTCAGTCTGAtcttaaatgaaatgtaacacTTCATGTGTCTCCCTTCAGTTCCACCAAGATGTCCTTCATGTCGTTTGATGAGCACGAGGAGTCCAAGTTCCTCAGGAAGGCCAAGGAGAACCCGTTCGTCCCTGTCGGTGAGCCACTCAACTCTggacatgttttatttaatgtaacGTTGGAACGTGCTGGTGATCAGTTATAACCATGATGCTCCACTTACAGACATATAAACATGTTAACTGGATGTGGAACTCAGCAGGAATTCCAGAATACTGCCTcctgtggtgatgatgatgtaattACAGTGAAGATGgtaatgattatgatgatgatgtaatgacAGTATTGGTGATAGCGATGATGATAGTGTTGATAATGATGGTGaaagtgatgatggtaatgacagtattgatgatggtgatagtaatgatgatgatgctgatatTGATGGTGATGTAATGACCGTAatggtgatagtgatgatgatgacagtagtgatggtggtgatggtaatgGTAATAACagtattgatgatgatgatgacagtgatgattagaggtcgaccgattgatgGGTTTTGCTGATTAATCGGCACCAATAATCAACTGCTGGAACTATCGGGTTATCAGCAATAATCCCAGAGATAGTTTTTCCTGGTTGCGTCCATTGCAGGAGCGCCTGTTAAGGATCTGCTGCCATTACAGTACGAGagcagcctctagaggcgaaatatgaactattttattaattttgcatgtctctatttttatttgttatttggagtctTACTTTTGGGTTCAGTTttgatgtatatcttttatttactataataCTTATTAATGGGTAAtgtgtattaatatttatatatttaattttgaaaaagcggaataaagaaatttttttttttttttccgctgaTGATGAGGAAAGTGATGGCGTTAATGTTATTGTCTCCACAGGGATGGCCGGGTTCTTTGCCATCGTGGCACACAGGCTGTACAAGATGAAGTACAGGGGCAGCATGAAGATGTCTGTGCACCTGATCCACATGCGTGTGGCGGCGCAGGGCTTCGTAGTGGGAGCCATGACCTTAGGTACCGTTCTACACTAgaacccaaacacacatacGCTATCTGAAGTAGGAACAACACATCACAATCCTGATACAATACTGTCATGATGACATCATCGTCTAGCCAGGTTAATGGTATGATCACAGTATATAGTCAATCAGTGTACTGGATATCAACCTGTGATGTCGTTGCAGGTGTGGTGTACTCCATGTACAAGGACTACGTGCTGAAGCCGGCTGAAGCTCAGAGAGCGCTGGAAAACAAGTGAACAGAGGAGCATCGCGTAGactcattttattttagttctgttattattattttttcattctgGTGTACTGTAGATACCTCACATTCTTCTTAAAATGTTACTTGGTTATTTATCTTTGAACATATATAATCTACAGAgtctatttatattttataatatttacatttctaaaacCGCAGGAACATACTTGCCTTGGTCATCTTGAAGCTAACTTCAACAGTGTTTGTAAATAGCGCTGTGTTCAGCGAGATTTGTGACCTCACAATACAGGCTCTGTGATATCTTAAAATATGTTAATTATCAAACCTTTATCTTTATATTTCTTAAAGAAAAAGAGTGCAGAATCATAGTCTACACAGAACCTTCAAGGATTCTTTATGAACAAAATCATGGTTGTTAAGCTGTTTACAGTTTTGGAGAATCAGAATGAGGTCTGTTACAAAGCTAGTCTTGTGAGGTCACAAAATATGGACAGATATGCTAATAGAAATGCtatgaataataatagtgtAACCATGTGAACTTTTAGGTACAGAACATGctctatgtttttttgttgttgttttggggtttattgttttgttttgtttttttgttttgtttttaaagagttTTCTAAAGAATATTTTGGGTTCGTAAGGGTTCTTCCTAAAGAGGTCCTACTTGGAACCTTCTCTGTCATAGGGTTCTACACAATAAGAACAAACCAAAGATAAACAGACCATTGTTGTTATTATGGCTAAATGTTAATAGGAGTGGTTACTGCTATGTAAATTACTGGATATGGATTTGGAGGGGGGGTCTAATTTGCATAATCATGTATATTTAATGAGAATTTAGTTGTAGAGATGCTCCAGGTGATGCCTGATTTTCCACATGGGctaaagtaagtgtgtgtgtgtgtgtgtttcaccgGCTCTGCCTTCAGAAACCACCAGCATCTATATGCACAAATTCCTCTAAAAACACAGCATTTTAGAGTCGAGCTCAAGAGCAGCAAAACATCATAGTGCCATAAATGCTGGTTCATTTTCACTGttcctgaatgtgtgtgtgtgtgtgtgtgttattgagaTAATTATTTCTGAACACTGTGTTTCTatcctgttttgtttattagaaactaTATTGTAAGGATCCTGTACACATCTTTGCCAATAAAACATGAATCTGGATGGATATAAAGATATGAACTGAGACATTATTCTACAGATTCACCTTCTCCATCACCACCACAA
Protein-coding regions in this window:
- the higd1a gene encoding HIG1 domain family member 1A, mitochondrial; translated protein: MSFMSFDEHEESKFLRKAKENPFVPVGMAGFFAIVAHRLYKMKYRGSMKMSVHLIHMRVAAQGFVVGAMTLGVVYSMYKDYVLKPAEAQRALENK